One part of the Melospiza melodia melodia isolate bMelMel2 chromosome 3, bMelMel2.pri, whole genome shotgun sequence genome encodes these proteins:
- the RRP15 gene encoding RRP15-like protein: protein MAAAVAGPRGRGAAGTETDTDSDSELSSELPDDSYSSGGEAMDGDDEDEAAAPGNVAEEATSSKDGPSSGWADAMAKVLNKKIPQNKSTILAKNKSLEKEREKKKQERQEKKMRLDKKREWEMMCRVKPDVVKDREKERNLQRIATRGVVQLFNAVRTHQKKMEEEMKKAGGSERKRAKLMSSVSKRDFIDVLRNMEGAKGAKNPAGKATKSKQGEVKSEEGPEWNILRDDFMMGASMKDWDKESDGEGNSEGGGGLKQEDDSD, encoded by the exons ATGGCGGCGGCCGTGGCGGGCCCACGTGGGCGCGGGGCCGCGGGCACGGAGACGGACACGGACAGCG ATTCTGAGTTAAGCTCAGAACTTCCAGATGACAGCTACTCTTCGGGAGGTGAAGCCATGGATGGTGATGATGAGGATgaagcagcagcccctggcaatgtGGCTGAAGAGGCAACAAGCTCCAAAGATGGCCCAAGTTCAGGATGGGCAGATGCCATGGCAAAAGTGCTCAACAAAAAGATTCCACAGAATAAGTCCACCATCTTGGCCAAGAATAAAAGCctggagaaggaaagagagaaaaaaaaacaagagaggCAAGAAAAGAAGATGAGG CTCGATAAAAAGCGGGAATGGGAAATGATGTGCCGAGTGAAGCCAGATGTTGTCAAAGACcgagagaaggaaagaaatcttCAGAGAATTGCCACAAG AGGTGTTGTGCAATTATTCAACGCTGTCAGGACGCACCAGAAGAAAATGGAAGAGGAGATGAAGAAAGCAGGGGGCTCTGAGAGGAAGCGTGCTAAACTGATGTCTTCTGTTTCAAAGAGAGATTTCATTGATGTTCTAAGAAACATGGAGGGGGCTAAAGGAGCCAAGAATCCTGCTGGAAAGGCCACTAAAAGTAAACAG GGTGAAGTGAAGTCTGAGGAGGGGCCAGAATGGAATATACTGCGTGATGACTTCATGATGGGAGCATCTATGAAGGACTGGGACAAGGAAAGCGATGGAGAGGGCAACAGTGAAGGAGGAGGTGGTCTGAAACAAGAAGATGACAGTGACTGA